A single Pseudodesulfovibrio aespoeensis Aspo-2 DNA region contains:
- a CDS encoding transketolase → MQMTNEQMERQARQVWEQTLRVHALCQETRIASSISCIEIFVALFYGGEFRFDPKEPLAEGRDRLVISKGHGSISLYPILADLGFIDPLELERPGQPGALLKAIPDPHIPGYETVNGSLGHGIGVGAGMALGLRAKWSGSRVVVLCGDGELHEGAMWEGVMLAARHQLANLTLIVDNNRQCMLDFSQEVLGLAPLADKFRAFGWDTAEVDGHDVAAVRAVLQQALVRTSGGPMAVVANTIKGRGVKGLEGEPLCHIFNVKPEKVEAMLGGEPS, encoded by the coding sequence ATGCAGATGACCAACGAGCAGATGGAACGCCAGGCCCGGCAGGTTTGGGAACAGACCCTGCGGGTGCACGCCCTGTGTCAGGAGACGCGGATCGCCTCGTCCATCTCCTGCATCGAAATATTTGTCGCCCTGTTCTACGGGGGGGAATTCCGCTTTGATCCCAAGGAGCCTCTGGCCGAGGGGCGGGACCGGCTGGTCATTTCCAAGGGGCACGGGTCCATCTCCTTGTATCCCATCCTGGCGGACCTGGGCTTCATCGACCCCCTTGAGCTTGAGAGGCCGGGACAGCCCGGCGCGTTGCTCAAGGCGATCCCGGACCCGCACATCCCCGGTTATGAGACCGTCAACGGCTCCCTCGGGCATGGCATCGGCGTGGGCGCGGGCATGGCCCTGGGCCTCCGGGCAAAGTGGTCCGGCAGCCGGGTCGTGGTCCTGTGCGGCGATGGCGAGCTGCACGAGGGCGCCATGTGGGAGGGGGTGATGCTGGCCGCCCGGCATCAACTCGCCAACCTGACCCTGATCGTGGACAACAACAGGCAGTGCATGCTCGACTTCAGCCAGGAAGTCCTTGGCCTCGCGCCCCTGGCCGACAAGTTTCGCGCCTTTGGCTGGGACACGGCAGAGGTGGACGGCCACGATGTCGCGGCGGTGCGCGCCGTGCTGCAACAGGCCCTGGTCCGGACCTCGGGCGGGCCCATGGCGGTGGTGGCCAACACCATCAAGGGGCGGGGCGTCAAGGGGCTTGAGGGCGAGCCCCTGTGCCATATCTTCAACGTCAAGCCTGAAAAGGTGGAAGCCATGCTTGGCGGGGAGCCGTCATGA
- a CDS encoding GHMP family kinase ATP-binding protein: MIITRTPFRISFFGGGTDYPGWYLKHGGAVLSTSIDKYCYITLRHLPPFFEHNLRVVYSVVETCRTIDEIQHPAVREALRFLKCDKSLEIHHDGDLPARSGMGSSSSFTVGLLNALYALQGRMVSQRRLLAESIHIEQNLIGETVGSQDQAAAAYGGLNHILFKQDGHISVRPVIISPGRRQLLSDHLMLFYTGIRRYASEVASTYVPTICDREKQLFRMAEMVNEGLEILADGDLDDFGHLLHQAWEQKRALSKSISNTTVDALYDKARKAGALGGKLTGAGGGGFLLLFVLPDRQLDVRKALQNLLHIPFSFESDGSQIILYDPRICDYRELEADNNPSEIACFRELNPGDS; encoded by the coding sequence ATGATCATTACCCGGACACCATTTCGTATCTCGTTCTTCGGCGGCGGAACCGACTATCCCGGCTGGTACCTGAAGCACGGCGGCGCGGTTCTGTCCACGTCCATCGACAAGTATTGCTATATCACGCTGCGCCACCTGCCGCCGTTTTTCGAGCACAACCTGCGGGTGGTCTATTCCGTGGTGGAGACCTGCCGGACCATCGACGAGATTCAGCACCCGGCTGTGCGTGAAGCCCTCAGGTTCCTGAAGTGCGACAAGAGCCTTGAGATTCATCATGACGGAGACCTGCCGGCCCGCAGCGGCATGGGGTCGAGCTCCTCGTTCACGGTCGGCCTGCTCAATGCCCTGTACGCCCTGCAGGGGCGCATGGTGTCCCAGCGCAGGCTGCTCGCCGAGAGCATCCACATAGAGCAGAACCTCATCGGCGAAACCGTGGGGTCGCAGGATCAGGCCGCCGCAGCCTATGGCGGGCTCAACCACATCCTCTTCAAGCAGGACGGGCATATCTCGGTGCGGCCCGTGATCATCTCGCCAGGCCGCAGGCAGCTGCTCTCCGACCATCTGATGCTCTTTTACACCGGTATCCGGCGCTATGCCTCCGAGGTGGCCTCCACCTATGTGCCGACCATCTGCGACAGGGAGAAACAGCTCTTCAGGATGGCGGAGATGGTCAACGAAGGGCTTGAAATCCTCGCGGACGGGGATCTCGACGACTTCGGTCACCTGCTGCATCAGGCGTGGGAGCAGAAGCGCGCCCTGTCGAAAAGCATCAGCAACACCACGGTGGATGCGCTCTACGACAAGGCCCGCAAGGCCGGTGCCCTTGGCGGCAAGCTGACCGGCGCGGGCGGGGGCGGGTTCCTCCTTCTTTTCGTGCTGCCTGACAGGCAGCTGGATGTCCGCAAGGCGCTGCAGAACCTGCTGCACATTCCTTTTTCTTTCGAGTCCGACGGCTCCCAGATAATCCTGTATGATCCGCGAATCTGCGATTACCGGGAGCTGGAGGCGGACAACAATCCCAGCGAAATAGCGTGTTTTCGCGAACTCAACCCCGGCGACAGCTGA
- a CDS encoding sugar phosphate nucleotidyltransferase, which translates to MLITETPAIILAGGRGTRLQSVVSDRPKVLADVAGRPYLALVLDRLQRLGVPLAVLSTGYMAGAVEEAIGSSHAGMPVRYAREDSPLGTGGGAALAASLVSAPWYLVLNGDSWCETDLARFVAAVPEDCDAGMLLTRVPDVSRYGAVQVGPGSRIESFREKGAGPDSKAGLDRAGLINAGVYLLSRRCLDGMGGAAPRSLERDVFPFLAVQGRIYGHMVEAPFIDIGTPESYARVLPFFKEAQNR; encoded by the coding sequence GTGTTGATTACCGAGACACCGGCAATCATCCTGGCGGGCGGCAGGGGAACGCGCCTGCAAAGCGTGGTGTCGGACCGGCCCAAGGTGCTGGCCGATGTCGCGGGGCGTCCCTACCTCGCCCTTGTCCTGGACCGCCTCCAGCGGTTGGGCGTGCCGCTGGCCGTCCTCTCCACCGGCTACATGGCCGGGGCGGTGGAGGAGGCCATCGGGAGCAGCCATGCGGGCATGCCTGTGCGGTACGCCCGCGAGGACAGCCCGCTGGGCACGGGCGGCGGCGCGGCCCTGGCCGCATCCCTGGTCAGTGCGCCCTGGTATCTCGTGCTCAACGGCGATTCCTGGTGCGAGACCGACCTGGCCCGGTTCGTGGCCGCTGTTCCCGAGGACTGCGATGCGGGCATGCTGCTCACGCGGGTGCCTGATGTTTCCAGGTACGGGGCGGTGCAGGTCGGTCCGGGCAGCCGGATCGAGTCCTTCCGGGAGAAAGGGGCCGGCCCGGACTCCAAGGCCGGGCTCGACAGGGCCGGACTCATTAACGCCGGGGTCTACCTGCTCTCCAGGCGGTGCCTGGATGGCATGGGCGGCGCGGCGCCCCGCTCGCTTGAGCGGGACGTGTTCCCTTTTCTTGCCGTGCAGGGGCGGATTTACGGACACATGGTCGAGGCCCCTTTCATTGACATAGGCACCCCCGAATCCTATGCGCGGGTGCTCCCATTTTTCAAGGAAGCCCAGAACAGATGA
- a CDS encoding transketolase family protein, whose translation MNTMRDVLISALCDRMRVDDSIFFLSADLGAPALDRLRREFPARFINVGIAEQSCINTAAGLALEGFNVFAYGIAPFISMRCFEQCRVNLSLTNVVRRVNLTILGLGAGLSYDISGPSHHCLEDISIFRTLPGIAVYSPSSLDHARSLVDQVLGHGGPGYVRLEGKPAIESHGVSPDFAAGFSVVRPGSDATIVATGFMVNNALDAARELESVRSVQVIDAHRLDRLDQETFGASVAGHAFVLTLEEAFIGCGGLDALVAYTLELAGQDMRLRRMGMPRSYNYSNGDRAYLHAVNGIDAQSVARAALGFFGE comes from the coding sequence ATGAACACCATGCGCGATGTCCTCATCTCCGCCCTGTGCGACAGGATGCGGGTGGACGATTCCATATTCTTCCTGTCCGCAGACCTCGGCGCGCCCGCGCTGGATCGTCTCCGGCGCGAGTTCCCGGCCCGCTTCATCAATGTCGGCATTGCCGAGCAGAGCTGCATCAACACGGCGGCAGGGCTGGCCCTCGAAGGCTTCAATGTTTTCGCCTACGGCATCGCCCCGTTCATCTCCATGCGCTGTTTCGAGCAGTGCCGGGTGAACCTCTCCCTGACAAACGTGGTCCGGCGGGTCAACCTGACCATACTGGGCCTTGGCGCGGGGCTGTCCTACGACATCTCCGGGCCGTCGCACCATTGTCTTGAGGATATCTCGATATTCCGCACCCTGCCGGGCATTGCCGTGTATTCGCCAAGTTCATTGGACCATGCCCGCAGCCTGGTGGATCAGGTCCTTGGCCACGGCGGGCCGGGCTATGTCCGTCTGGAGGGCAAGCCGGCCATCGAAAGCCACGGGGTGTCGCCCGATTTTGCCGCCGGGTTTTCCGTGGTCAGGCCGGGATCGGATGCGACCATCGTCGCCACCGGGTTCATGGTCAACAACGCCCTTGACGCGGCCAGGGAGCTGGAAAGTGTCCGCTCGGTGCAGGTCATCGACGCCCACCGGCTCGACCGGCTCGACCAGGAAACGTTTGGCGCCAGCGTTGCCGGGCACGCCTTTGTCCTGACCCTGGAGGAGGCGTTCATCGGCTGCGGCGGGCTCGACGCACTCGTTGCCTACACCCTGGAGCTTGCCGGGCAGGACATGCGGCTGCGCCGGATGGGCATGCCGCGCAGCTACAACTACTCCAATGGCGACCGGGCCTACCTGCACGCGGTCAACGGCATCGACGCGCAGTCCGTGGCCCGGGCCGCCCTGGGATTCTTCGGAGAGTGA